The stretch of DNA GCTATGAGAGGATACATTgattcattattgttgcacttcaactgtcatatatcactcTTTTGTAAATTTtggagagatattatcttctgtttcagttgaacttgacataaatttactgttttggccttaattgttgaacttgaaagcatgcctaccttcttatgttgaaaattactgtaactgtgaagctcgtcactactttcagttctttatttagtattgttacttactaagttgatTTTACTCATACTACCCCCTACACTTCGTATGCAGATTCAGGTTTTCCCGGACACAGCGGGGTGTTGATTTCTTCGCGCAGTTGATCTTTTGAagattccaaggtagctgcccggcgcTTCGCAGACCTTgtatctccttccctatcttcttgCTTATTGTATTTAGATTCATACTATTATAGGCCGTGTTTTTCAatcttgtgatgtatagatgctcatttACTCTGTGACACACCGATGGTTTGGAATTCCGCATTGAGTTTGGGGTTTTTATCCTTGTTTATGAGAATTTTGttatttaaactgctttaattcattttctgttaaaagtgttgggaTTATTCTGtaatgtcagcttgcctagtaccacgataggtgccatcacgacatgttaggattttgggttgtgataagtgggatttgggtcgtgactaaTATTAGATTGGAGTTTTAGAAAACCCTTTATCGGATTTAAACCGATGACTTACGCCTTACCATGGTGTTACTCTACCACTAAGTTAAAAAAAGgcctttttttatttaatttcagaATTATTCGACTTTGATGCAAAAGATTTATAGATGGAGCTAACCATTTCGATAATATATCCAAATTCCCTCCCTCTTGGTTAAAAGGAATTCCTAAAGGgtgttaaaataattttaaatttttgattGGAGTTTTGTCCTAAAAAATCAAATTGGACATGTTATAGTGATGACATTTGGCACTGAATTCATCGAAATAGTATCAAATCTTTGTCTactatttaaatttttaattgtctaaatttatcaataatatttttgagtaatatttatttaaattatttttcaattaattCAAATTATAAATATCCTAGCATTATATTTATTTCCTCTTTTTGTACTTTGTTTTTCTACTGctatatttgattagttttcccacttaatattttacttataattaaaatacccttatttttttaaattaaattgtaATGTTAAATTCATTGAAAGTATAAAGAGAAAagccttttattattttgttcAAAAGTCTAAAGAGAGAACCTTATATTGTTCATATTCTTCTATTTTTCTAGACACTTGGCTTAATATGGtttcttttcctctcttttttgtTATATATAGATtctttataaattttatttttagttttcaggtttagaaaataaatttaaacaattgCAAAAGAAATATTGGAGTCCATCTTGATGTTAACTGAATTGGGGTAAATATGTTTTTGagtaaatattttattatttaaaattatttctattttaaataatttttgaatcTCCAGATTTGTTGGAGGTTTATCCTAAATTTTGACTCTTGTTGAATTTTTGATGTGACACTTGGCATCATCACATTGATTTATTTCTCCTTTTCTATATAGATAGAATATAGATATATTGAAATAcccttatttttttattaaattgtAATGTTGAATTCATTAAAAGTGTAATGAGAGAagccttttattattttgttcAAAAGCTTAAAGAGAGAAGCCTTGTATTGTTCATATTCTTCAATTTGTCTAGACACTTGGCTTAATATGGTGTCTTTGTCTATAGAAGATTGCttgtaaaataattttattttaaattttcaggtttaataaatattttttgagtaaatatttcattatttaaaattatttctattttaaataagttttaaatcTCCATATTTGTTGGAGGTTTGTTCTAAAATTTGATATTTGTCGAATTTTTGATGTGACACTTGGCATCATCACATTGATTTGCTTCTTctattctatatagatagattAAAATACCCTCTCTTTTTTTATTAAATTGTAATGTTGAATTAATTAAAAGTATAAAGAGAGAaaccttttattattttattcaaaAAGTCTAAAGAGAAGCTTTCTATTCCTCCCACTCATCATGTATAGAGGTTCACTATCAAATATGTTTGACCTTTATTTTACCTTCTCGAATGCCCCTAACGAAGAACAGACGAGCCTAAtcttgataaaaataaaaataaaaagtgcaACCAATTGTCGTGACAGATCAAGCTACCACTATATCTACAGGGAAAGAGGCAAATTCGGGTGTTACAACTTACACATATAAAGATCATTCACCTGTCCCATTTAGTAAGATGGAAGTTCCTAATTTTGTAAGTTTGTAAACCACGCAATTCTTGCGCACGATTAATAAACTTTAGGGAAGGAAAGAGATGCAATCGTGGTTAATGTAGAAATATTTAATCCACTTGTTTCAACATCAATTCAGAATTCTTTTCTAGCAACTTATAGTTGTGATTGCAAATTTCTCCATTGACCTCTATAATACCACGTTTTCATCTCTCAAGGAGGATGCAAACACTTGCACATAAGAATAAATTTCTACCATGGTGATGGTGTGATGGAAGCACCAAGAAAACTACCATAAGAATTAATTATCTCGTATTCGAAGCTCACTAGCCCGACAAATCCGAAAGCTTAAGCCAATTTAGGAGATGAAGCACTCTCTACTAAGAAATTTTTCGTCACCTAAATTCAAACTCGAGACCTCAAATATAGTATGGAGGAATCCTAACGCATAGTTTTTATAATTATGTCATAATAAACCATGCATCAGAACAGTTGTCACAATAGCTACGAAATAATTAGGCATTTTTTGAGATCACTGCCTTTAGAAAATAGAACTTTCTACTAATTGAGGAGTCAATATTCGAATATTACAGTTTTTTTTCATCTGAAACATAGAAGAATAAGACGAATAATCCTACTGTAAACCACATGTACCTTTTCATCTAACAAGGAGTTCAACTTATCAAAAACTACCAAAAAACTTATTGGGATTTTTACACAAACGGCCGGCCGGTTCACTGGTTCACTGTTTACATTCTATAGCCGGTTAAATTAATTATACACTGATTATACAAgattatataatataatatatgaatGATTATATTTAATTTAAGCAATTAAGTGGACAACTATTTAGATTAATTCTTCAGACTAACTAATTACATATGATCTGATATCCTATTATCCGGCCGTCACTGCTACTTCTTTGTCACAGTCTAACCAAACTAATCTGGAAATGAACAAATGCGAAAAGGAATTGCGACAATCTTGGGACAATTTTATGTTATATTGAAATAAAAGCATAACTGAACTACAagctaaataaaagagaattggAAAACTAAATGAAACAGTAAATCTCCATGACTGAACTCTAGACCTGCAGAAGAGAAGAGGGACTGGGTTAGAGGAGACAGAGAAGGGAATCAGGAAGAAGAGAATTTGGGAGGAAGTGAGAGAAAGGAAATACCGTGTATTCGTTGCTCGTCTCTGCAGAGTTTGTAAGTTAAATAACAAATTCCTCGCCAACTGGCAGAATCTAGTCCCTTGAGCTTCAATAAGTAACTAATTTTCTGAGCCCTCGATTATGTATTTAGTTAAACCTCCCCTGTTGATTCAAGATTGAACTCCGCTAGCTAAACTTATTTAGTTAATAACTTCTGGGTCATAACATTCTTTTTTACACGGTTCTGTGTCCACTCCCTTCATAATTATCATTGTTTCTGTTATTTCATTTTCGCTCAAACTGTAATGTGGCATCCCCCAGACTGTGCGAATATTTAAGTTTTAAAGGGTAAGCAAGAACAATAACATCATAtctagtattatcccacaccgtaaGATATGAGGGGGGGAgggggtagtgtgtacacagaccttacccctaccttgtgaggatagagaggttgtttacAATAGACCCTTAGATTAGGAaaacataagcaccacattaatgaaaatatagacaataAGGGACAACACCAAAAAGCCAtaaaaagcagaataaaaacaacaagatagtaaggtgatcaacaatgaaagaaaataacggttagtcataaaaacctactaccaaaagaaagcgagactgcgtgccaatactactgttatgaacactctagactacctactctactaccctaatcctcgacctccataccttcctatcaagggtcatgtcctcggtcagctgaagttgcgccatgtcttttctaatcacctctccccacctcttctttggcctacctcaaCCTccccgtaggccctccaatgtcaacctcacACACCTCCTCACTAGGGCGTCTGTTCTCCTCCTCTTCaaatgaccaaaccacctaatcCGCGTTTTCCGCATCTTGTCCTCGATAGGGGACACACCCACCTTGTCACGAATAACCTTATTTCTGATCTTATCTAACTTggtgtgcccacacatccatctcaacatcttcATCTATGCTACCTTCATCTTTTATACATGAGAAATCTTGACTGttcaacactcaaccccatataACATCGTCGGTCTGACCACTACTCTGTAGAACCTACATTTacgtttcggtggcaccttcttctCACACAAAACATCGGAAGTGAGTCTTCATTTCATCCATACCTCCCCAATgtgatgtgtgacatcttcatcaatctccccctccccccccctcctGAATAATAAACTCAAGTTACTTAAAACtacctctcctagggatgacctgctagtccagcctcacctcccattcccctccttgagtctcgccattGAACTTACTTTTCAAGTATTATGTCTTGATCtttctcaacttgaaacctttagactccagggtctgcctccatacctctaactaTGCGTTCACACCGTCTCGTGTCTCGTCAATCAAtgcaatatcatctgcaaatagcgtGCAACatgacacctccccttggatATGGCGCGCCggtacgtccatcaccagggcaaacaaaaaagggttaagtgtcgacccctgatgcaaccccttcataaccgaaaaatggtcgagtccccacccaccgtcctcactcgggtctttgctccatcatacatgtccttaatcaccctaacaTAGGCAACAAGtgcacctctagcctccaaacatctccacagcAAGTCattcttcctctccctatactatTCCATCAATCTCTTAACAAGGTGGATGGATTCTACAGTCGAATGCCCCGACATAAACCTGAACTGGTTCTcagaaatagacacactccttcTAACCCTTatctctaccactctctcccagactttcatagtatggctaagcagcttgataccctgagagttattgcaattttggatatcacccttattactgtatacaggaaccatcgtgctccacctccactcttcgggcatcttctttgTTCTAAAAtcgacattaaataacctagtgagccactccaagccttcCTTGCCTGCCTTCTTCTAAAACTCCACCATGATTTCATCCGGCCCGATCACTTTGCCCCTGCTTATCTTATACATAGCCCCCTCAACTCTATCAAATCTAAttcgcctacaatacccaaagtcacaatgactcccggagagttccaaatcacccagtacaatACTCCTAGCCTCTCCTCATTTAAGAGAATATGGAAGTAGGTATGCCATCTCCAACGGATAAGCCcttcatccaacaaaactctaccttcttcgtccttgataCACTTCACTTGGTCTAAGTCACGAGCCTTTCTTTCTTGCGCCTTGGAtaacctgaacaacctcttatTCCCACCTCGGCCAtcgagttcctcatacaaacGACTAAAAGCAGCAGTCTTGGCCGCCATAACTGCTAGCTTTGtctctttcttagccaacttatatTGCTCCATATTcgccctcttctcctcctcgtctacACTTTTCACTAGCGTCAGATACGCTGCTTTCTTGGTTTTCACTTTTACTTGCACCTCTCCATTTCACCACCAGTCTCCCTTGTAACTACCAGAGTAACCTtttgagacccctaatacctctaTTGCGGCTTCGCTAATGCACTGCGTAGTCGTGATCCACATAGTTTTTAAGGGGAAGATGAAgaattattgattaaattatTTGTAGGTTGGTAAAGGTAGTATATTAGTAATTTATTCTCTAAAATATAAACGAGAATCAATATTACTTAGACTTATTAGTTTGATCGAATAATACTTTCATTCTGTCACTAGCTGGTACGAATCCTAGATTAATCATAATCTGTTCATATGACCATTAATGTTTCATCTCTTGCATCTATGAGTTGAAATATAGATTGCGGCTATAATTCAATTAAAACTAATGAGAGACATCTACTTGCTTCTACACAAAGCTCGGGGAAGGATTTTAcgattaggataggaatatacctaacagccTTGCTTAGTTGAATGTCGTATTTTCTTCGTTCATGATAGgttcaataccataggaatataagaTTGATATATTATAGATAGACGGGTAGTATTGTGgaaacatgctatttatataaacgatctggtcaactagcaaccatagataattcGGATTAACATGTGTTATTATGACTCAATATGATAGATTAACCGACCACTACTCTAGAATCTACACCTCATCTGATCAAAGTCTAAATCATAACTTCTTGCGTTCTTGTTAATTTAGTGattacttgtttaatttttttAACAGTAGATTAATAGAATAAGCAACATtcttgattatcttggatagtaAATTGATTTTAGTTAGCTTAGTTAGCGATTATTCTAAGTCTATGTGGGTTCGATATCCGACTTTcaagtcactttattacttgacggtctcgtatacttgcgtgtacttggggaaccaataCTATTCTTATTAAGGTTGTTCTTTATTTCCATCCCTATGCATATTCTATTAGCCACTATTATAATAATACTGAAACTCATCACTATATTAATAATGACTGTGACACTGATTATAATTTTGAGATAACAGTTGCAACTCTCAAACTACTGAATTACAATGGAAGCTACTGAAGTAACAAAGTAACTAAGGATAGAGAAGAGAGATGAGAACTTAGACTCAGAGAAAGGAGCTGAGAGGAACAAACTTTTCTTCAACAATTCGCATAACCTGCAACTCAGATCCACTACCCTTTTTAGCATAATTGTCCTAAGTCTAAAAACTACTACTCAACCTAGATCCCAAATTAACCTGGGCCTATTGCTCGTTCTCGGCTCAATATCTCGTGTCAACCCAATAGCTACTTGTGTTGAGCTAAGGCTAATTCATAACAACTAAACCCCCCTAAGACTACCCTTCATCTAATTGAAAAACAGTGTTGCAACTTCTTTTGTGGAAAAATATAAGGAGGCAAACAATACCACTTAGTCTCCTGGTCATTTTTTGTGTTATGATTAAAAAAAGTAGCAGCATTTTTTGAGGGGGAGTCGACTAGTCTGTCCTATTGAGGGAGAATCAACTATAGCATGATGGGAGTTTACAATACTGTTTTGATGAGGGGGGCCAAATAAGGAGTACACTACAACATGATGAGAGTCGACTACAACAGGGAAGTAAACTGCTTTTATATttattttgtcatcatcaaaaatgggAGATTGTTATATGTATATTTTAATAATGAAAAATAACATATTATTATGTGAAGGATCATGTGATATGAAAATAAGGATGCTAGGAAATCTATCAATGATGTTCGGACAGAATCAAGAAAGGAAGGAGTAAAAAAATTAAGGCAAAGATCTGTCAACGGAAGCAAGTAAGGAAGGTTCAAGATTTAAGCAATATGACAACCAGGATAATTGATACAATGAAGGAAGGACCAAGATTTACGCCTACCCTGATTGTTGAAGATATATGTCGAAAAAGGAAGGCTATCAATCACATGGATCAAGGAACAACTTAAGGACCAATTATAAGGGATCCGTTTTTGAAAAAGGAAAAGACCGACAGTCATGGACCATCTATGGAAGCTCCGTACTTATTCTTGGAATCAATCATAATAGATTCAATTCCAAGGATCAATTCCTTTGGGATTGCAAATCTCTCCACAGTTTGCCAAAGATTCGCCAAGCCAAGCTCAAGTATAAAATGAAGTATGTCAAGGAAGAATCATATAGTTTGATCGAACCACTATCAATCTTTTTGTTCTATTCCAAACAAGCATTGTAATCTATTCAAGATCTACTGTATAACTAGGGAGAGAACAAAGAGAGAAAAATCACCGGTAAGGCATTGTATCGAGAAGCGAGAAAATAAGTAATATCATGACGAAGTTGTTGGTGCATAACAACACCAACCCTCCTGTATCAAGAAACTGCAAATACTTGAAATAgaacacccttgcaacccaaggggactgaacgtaggattcacattgaattcgaaccagtataaaaatcacGGTGTCTTTAATTCCTGCATTTTTACTTCTACCTTTATTTAGATTCCGCTTTTATTTTTAGTCGATTAATTGGTAAAATAGTCAACTATTTAGGATACAGAAAGAAAAATCGACAATTCACCctctcttgtactttcaattggtatcagagcaattctcACATATTTATCTTTTGCTTAACAGCTAGTGAAAAAGGATCATATCAAATCAAGTAACTATTGGAGTACTCTTTCAAGAAGGTACATCGGCAAGTAAGGCTACCATATTTTAATGGACAACACTTCTCTAGAAAATTATGCAAAGTCCTATGATATCAAAGTATGGTGTGttatcaaaaagaaaaagtaTCCACTTCTAGTAGTAGGACAACCACCCGTTGATCCTGAAGATATAGATAAGTACACTGACAAGGAAATGGTTGTTAAGTGGAGAAGAATATGAGAAAATTTCAAGATGTGATACCGCCCAGGAAATGTGGGACAATCTGAAAGTTACTTATGAAGAAACCAGCAAAGTGAAAGAAAGTCGGATAAGTTTGTTGGTTCATGACTATGAACTCTTCTAGATGAAATAAGGAGAATCCATTGAGGAAATGTTTACAAGATTCAACAAAATCATTGGTGATCTGAAAGCCTTTGGTAAACCTTACTCAAGTGGCGATCAGGTTCGAAAAAACCTgaaaagtttgcctacaacatgGCCGACAAAAGTAGTTACACTTGAATCTCAAGATTTAGACAaactatcatatgatgaactacGAGGTGATCTCATAGAATTTGAGAAAATGCATCTCAAGAAAATGCGTcaggaagagaagaagaaaatagttgTATTCAAAACTACAACTGAAGGACCTGAGAACAATATTGATGATGATGCAGAAGCTCTTGATGAAGAAATTGTCGTGGTGTCAAGAAATATGAATGGATTGATGAGAAGATACAGAAACTCAAAAAGGGAAGGATGTCATCTAGAAGAACCAGACAATATAATGAACAAGACAAAAATGACGAAAAGTGTTTTGAATGTGGAAGGTATGGTCATGTTCAAGCTGAATGCCTGAATATTAAAAGAAGAAATAGCTCAGAACATGAAGAAATAGCAAACCTGTGCTTCATGACTATTTTGGAAAATGATATGAATAAATATTCGGGTTGTTGGGCTGATGAAGATGCATCAAACAATGAAAGCAAAGAAGACACTAAAAATTGCTTCATGGCACGTGGTGAAACAAGCAAGGTAAGACCCTATAACTGTGATAGAAGTAATGAATTGCAAGATATTCTTGACCTTACCCTAAAGGAGAATCAAAAAATGTTAAATGAATTAAATAGACTCAATAAGGAGAAAGACTGGGAACTTAAACTTGAAGTCTGTGAAATCGAAAAAGATGTGCTTCAAGATGAGGTCCAGGAGCTGCAAATGCAATTTAATAGCATGCGCAAATCTACCAGTCATAATTATGTCAAGTCTAACCAAACGACTTACAAGTCAACTGAAAAAAGACATGTTAGAACTGAGTCCACAAGTACTAATATAAATAGTAGATCAAAAACTGGATCAACCTATATGTGTCATTACTGTAACAAGGTTGGACATAAATATCTCTTATGTAGATTTCGTAAATCAAAATATTCAAGATAGATTTGGAAACCCAAAAACAATCCTGATTCCAGTAGAACTAACCAACAAGGACCTAAGCAAGGTTGGGTACCTAAAAGAAGGTGATAATTCTATTTTGCAAGAACACCACAGAAAGAGTCGCAAAAGAAAATGGTACTTAGACAGTGCG from Nicotiana tomentosiformis chromosome 11, ASM39032v3, whole genome shotgun sequence encodes:
- the LOC138901015 gene encoding uncharacterized protein, producing the protein MEQYKLAKKETKLAVMAAKTAAFSRLYEELDGRGGNKRLFRLSKAQERKARDLDQVKCIKDEEGRVLLDEGLIRWRWHTYFHILLNEERLGVLYWGIKLLSHTMKVWERVVEIRVRRSVSISENQFRFMSGHSTVESIHLVKRLME